The following proteins are co-located in the Agromyces laixinhei genome:
- a CDS encoding GlxA family transcriptional regulator, whose protein sequence is MLQTIACIAMPQMAPFEFGVLCEVFGIDRSDTGGPTFDFHVVAADPGPIPTKLGFDIVVHEGLDFAQTADLVAVPASLIDEPVDDRVSEVLRNAVERGAWVLSVCSGAFTLGRAGVLDDRRATTHWMYTERLAEMFPRADVDADVLFVQDGKVVTGAGTAAGIDAALHIVRSELGASAANMIARRMVVAPQRDGGQSQFIQTPVAECNSDSFAKITEWMVEHLDEDLTVDLLARKALMSPRTFARRFRAETGTTPNAWLNRQRLLRAQQLLEETSFTLEEIARDTGFGAAAVMRHHFVKVLQTTPTAYRRLFGMRTAS, encoded by the coding sequence GTGCTCCAGACCATCGCCTGCATCGCCATGCCCCAGATGGCGCCGTTCGAGTTCGGCGTGCTCTGCGAGGTGTTCGGCATCGACCGCAGCGACACCGGCGGCCCGACCTTCGACTTCCACGTCGTCGCCGCCGATCCCGGTCCCATCCCCACCAAGCTCGGCTTCGACATCGTCGTGCACGAGGGCCTCGACTTCGCGCAGACGGCCGACCTGGTCGCCGTGCCCGCCTCACTCATCGACGAGCCCGTCGACGATCGCGTCTCCGAGGTGCTGCGAAACGCGGTCGAGCGCGGCGCCTGGGTGCTCTCGGTGTGCTCCGGTGCCTTCACCCTCGGCCGGGCCGGCGTGCTCGACGACCGCCGCGCCACGACGCACTGGATGTACACCGAGCGGCTCGCCGAGATGTTCCCTCGTGCCGACGTCGATGCCGACGTGCTCTTCGTGCAGGACGGCAAGGTCGTCACCGGCGCGGGCACCGCCGCCGGCATCGACGCGGCGCTCCACATCGTGCGCTCCGAGCTCGGTGCGAGCGCGGCGAACATGATCGCGCGCCGCATGGTCGTGGCACCGCAACGCGACGGCGGTCAGTCCCAGTTCATCCAGACTCCGGTCGCCGAGTGCAACAGCGACTCGTTCGCGAAGATCACCGAGTGGATGGTCGAGCACCTCGACGAAGACCTCACGGTCGACCTCCTGGCCCGCAAGGCGCTCATGTCGCCGCGCACCTTCGCGCGTCGGTTCCGGGCCGAGACCGGCACGACGCCCAACGCCTGGCTCAATCGCCAGCGACTGCTGCGCGCACAGCAATTGCTCGAAGAGACCTCGTTCACCCTCGAGGAGATCGCGCGCGACACGGGATTCGGTGCCGCCGCCGTCATGCGACACCACTTCGTGAAGGTGCTGCAGACGACGCCGACGGCCTACCGCCGGCTCTTCGGCATGCGCACCGCCTCCTAG